The following are encoded in a window of Bdellovibrionales bacterium genomic DNA:
- the rplD gene encoding 50S ribosomal protein L4 gives MAVVNVLNWKKEKVGQVELAANVFEAPVKKEVLHNVVHWQLASRRQGTHMTKTKGLVSGGGKKPFKQKGTGGARQGSSRSPLMPGGGTMFGPQPRSYAYVLPKKVRRLGLSMALSHLHSEGKLFVVENMKSEGKTNELEKRLKSFGLNKAVLIDANVDENFSRASRNLNAFKYFPVEGLNVFDLLKYDAAVITKDSVAKIIDRCSLENA, from the coding sequence ATGGCAGTAGTTAACGTTCTTAATTGGAAAAAAGAAAAAGTTGGTCAAGTTGAATTGGCTGCGAATGTTTTTGAAGCTCCTGTTAAAAAGGAAGTTTTGCACAACGTAGTTCATTGGCAATTGGCTAGTCGTCGTCAAGGTACTCACATGACTAAAACAAAAGGTCTCGTGAGCGGTGGTGGTAAAAAGCCATTCAAACAAAAAGGTACTGGTGGAGCTCGTCAAGGTTCTAGCCGTTCTCCTTTGATGCCTGGCGGTGGTACTATGTTCGGTCCTCAACCGCGCAGCTATGCGTATGTACTTCCTAAGAAAGTACGTCGCTTAGGTCTCAGCATGGCTCTCTCTCACTTGCACAGTGAAGGTAAGCTCTTCGTAGTTGAGAACATGAAATCTGAAGGTAAAACTAACGAACTCGAAAAGCGTTTGAAGTCTTTCGGTTTGAACAAAGCAGTTTTGATTGACGCTAACGTTGATGAGAACTTCAGCCGTGCAAGCCGCAACTTAAATGCATTCAAATACTTCCCAGTTGAAGGTTTGAACGTGTTTGACCTATTGAAATACGATGCTGCTGTTATCACTAAAGACTCAGTAGCAAAAATCATCGACAGATGTTCATTGGAGAATGCGTAA
- the rplW gene encoding 50S ribosomal protein L23, giving the protein MKQVIKAPLITEKNTYHNAAGVYVFEVDLKSSKTEIKAAVEKNFKVKVDSIRTSVCRGHSKNTKFGATKVPYWKKAYVKLNAGEKIALFEGV; this is encoded by the coding sequence ATGAAACAAGTCATTAAAGCACCTCTCATTACTGAGAAGAACACATACCACAACGCTGCTGGCGTTTATGTTTTCGAAGTTGATTTGAAATCTTCAAAAACAGAAATCAAAGCTGCTGTGGAAAAGAATTTTAAAGTTAAAGTTGATAGCATCAGAACTAGCGTTTGCAGAGGTCACTCTAAAAACACTAAATTTGGCGCAACAAAGGTTCCTTACTGGAAGAAAGCTTACGTTAAGCTGAACGCTGGTGAGAAAATCGCGTTGTTTGAGGGAGTATAG
- the rplB gene encoding 50S ribosomal protein L2, with the protein MGIKTFSPRSDGRRGMTGFDFKEITKTSPEKSLTAPLSKKAARNNHGQITMRHIGGGHKRKYRLIDFKREKLEVPAKVVAIEYDPNRTCRIALISYTDGAKAYILAPVGLNVGDTVVSSDKADIKPGNSLTLGAIPLGTTIHNIELRPGKGGQISRGAGASATLAGKGEKYCQVRLPSGELKQVLTVCRASVGQVGNTDNENISLGKAGRSRWRGIRPGVRGMAMNPVDHPLGGGEGVGKGHHPVTPWGQPCKGYKTRHNKRTDSSIVKRRK; encoded by the coding sequence ATGGGGATCAAGACGTTTAGCCCACGCTCTGATGGCAGAAGAGGAATGACTGGTTTCGATTTCAAAGAGATCACTAAAACATCTCCAGAGAAATCACTCACAGCTCCTTTGAGCAAAAAAGCTGCTCGTAACAATCATGGTCAAATCACCATGAGACATATCGGCGGCGGTCACAAAAGAAAATATCGTTTGATTGATTTCAAACGTGAAAAACTTGAAGTACCAGCAAAAGTTGTTGCGATCGAGTACGATCCAAACAGAACTTGCCGTATCGCTTTGATTTCATACACTGACGGAGCAAAAGCTTATATCTTGGCTCCAGTTGGTTTGAATGTCGGTGACACTGTTGTGTCTAGCGATAAAGCGGATATCAAACCAGGTAACTCTTTGACTCTTGGTGCGATTCCTCTCGGTACAACTATCCACAACATCGAGTTGCGTCCTGGTAAAGGCGGTCAAATCAGCCGCGGTGCTGGTGCAAGTGCGACTTTGGCGGGTAAAGGCGAGAAATATTGCCAAGTCCGTCTTCCATCTGGCGAGTTGAAACAGGTTTTGACTGTTTGCCGCGCTTCAGTTGGTCAAGTGGGTAACACTGATAACGAAAACATCTCTTTAGGTAAAGCTGGTCGCTCTCGTTGGAGAGGTATCCGTCCAGGAGTTCGCGGTATGGCGATGAATCCAGTTGACCATCCTCTCGGTGGTGGTGAAGGCGTGGGTAAGGGTCATCATCCTGTAACTCCATGGGGCCAACCTTGTAAGGGATACAAGACTAGACACAATAAACGTACTGACTCTTCAATTGTTAAGAGACGCAAGTAG
- the rpsS gene encoding 30S ribosomal protein S19: MARSTKKGPFIDDHLLKKIDNAIQKNDKKVIKTWSRRSTILPEALGLTFAVHNGRKFVPVYVTENMIGHKYGEFAPSRTFHGHAEKKAAPAAAPAAKK, encoded by the coding sequence ATGGCACGTTCAACGAAAAAAGGACCGTTCATCGACGATCATTTGCTTAAAAAGATCGACAATGCGATTCAAAAAAACGATAAAAAAGTTATTAAAACTTGGTCACGTCGCTCTACCATTCTTCCAGAAGCTTTGGGTCTTACCTTTGCAGTTCATAACGGAAGAAAATTTGTCCCTGTCTACGTGACAGAGAACATGATTGGTCACAAGTATGGTGAGTTTGCACCATCTAGAACCTTCCATGGTCACGCAGAGAAAAAAGCAGCTCCAGCAGCGGCTCCTGCGGCAAAGAAATAA
- the rplV gene encoding 50S ribosomal protein L22, translating into MEVKASLKYARVGAQKARLVADVVRGKDVNEAVKTLTFLNKKTAGLIKKLIESAVANAEYKKVMDVDNLYVKSIWVDQGPSLKRFRPRAQGRAYGIHKKTSHINVVLEEK; encoded by the coding sequence ATGGAAGTTAAAGCAAGTTTGAAATACGCAAGAGTAGGCGCACAAAAAGCAAGATTGGTTGCTGACGTAGTTCGTGGAAAAGATGTGAACGAGGCTGTAAAGACTCTCACTTTCTTGAACAAGAAAACTGCTGGTCTCATTAAAAAGCTTATCGAGTCTGCGGTTGCAAATGCTGAATATAAAAAAGTTATGGACGTGGATAACCTCTACGTTAAGTCTATCTGGGTTGATCAAGGACCTTCTTTGAAAAGATTCCGTCCTCGCGCTCAAGGTCGTGCTTATGGTATTCACAAGAAAACCAGCCATATCAACGTAGTTCTCGAGGAGAAATAG
- the rpsC gene encoding 30S ribosomal protein S3, with protein sequence MGQKVNPIGLRVGVIRTWDSRWYAKGQQYYENLHEDIRLRKYLKAKLKHAGVAKIEMERAAKKIKIIISTARPGVVIGKKGTGIDALKADVQKLTPNEVFLSIQEVRKPDLDAQLVAESIALQLEKRISWRRALKKSIAAAIKGGVRGIKIRVSGRLDGAEIARSEWYNEKSVPLHTLRADIDYGTAEALTAYGIIGLKVWIYKGDVLSAREVEEAGRVKS encoded by the coding sequence GTGGGACAAAAGGTTAATCCAATTGGACTTAGAGTCGGAGTTATCAGAACTTGGGATTCTCGTTGGTACGCAAAAGGCCAACAATACTATGAGAACCTCCACGAAGATATTCGCCTCAGAAAATATTTGAAAGCGAAATTGAAGCACGCGGGCGTTGCGAAAATCGAAATGGAACGCGCTGCTAAAAAAATTAAGATCATCATCTCTACAGCTCGTCCTGGTGTTGTTATCGGTAAAAAAGGTACAGGCATCGACGCTCTTAAAGCTGATGTTCAAAAATTGACTCCAAACGAAGTATTCTTGAGCATTCAAGAAGTTCGTAAGCCAGATTTGGATGCACAATTGGTTGCTGAAAGCATCGCACTTCAACTTGAGAAACGTATCTCTTGGAGAAGAGCTTTGAAGAAATCAATCGCTGCAGCAATCAAAGGTGGCGTAAGAGGTATCAAAATCCGCGTTTCTGGCCGTCTTGATGGTGCAGAGATCGCTCGTTCAGAGTGGTACAACGAGAAGTCTGTTCCATTGCACACTTTGAGAGCGGATATCGACTACGGTACTGCTGAAGCATTGACTGCTTACGGTATCATCGGTCTTAAAGTATGGATCTATAAAGGCGACGTATTGAGCGCTCGTGAAGTTGAGGAGGCTGGCCGTGTTAAGTCCTAA
- the rplP gene encoding 50S ribosomal protein L16, translating into MLSPKRVKWRKQFVGRATGFAVRGSNLDFGDFGLQATEEHRMTARQLEAARIAISRSVKRGGKIWCRVFPNIPVTKKPAETRMGSGKGNPEYWVARILPGKVLFEMNGVTREQAKEAFERAAHKLPFKTRFLARE; encoded by the coding sequence GTGTTAAGTCCTAAGAGAGTTAAATGGCGTAAGCAATTCGTAGGTCGTGCAACTGGTTTCGCAGTTCGCGGCTCTAACTTGGATTTCGGAGACTTCGGTCTTCAGGCAACAGAAGAACACCGCATGACTGCGCGTCAACTTGAAGCAGCTCGTATTGCTATTTCAAGAAGCGTTAAGCGTGGTGGTAAAATCTGGTGCCGCGTTTTCCCTAACATCCCTGTAACTAAGAAGCCTGCTGAGACTCGTATGGGTAGCGGTAAAGGTAATCCTGAGTACTGGGTAGCTCGTATCTTGCCTGGAAAAGTTCTTTTTGAAATGAACGGTGTTACACGTGAGCAAGCTAAAGAAGCTTTTGAGCGCGCAGCACACAAACTTCCATTCAAAACTAGATTCTTGGCTCGGGAGTAA
- the rpmC gene encoding 50S ribosomal protein L29, with the protein MKFTEIKDLSVAELKKKRAGLSEELFQARIKNTIGQLSSPIEIRNLRRDIAKINTAIVKKVAR; encoded by the coding sequence ATGAAATTTACTGAAATTAAAGATCTGTCTGTAGCAGAACTTAAAAAGAAAAGAGCAGGTTTGAGCGAAGAGCTCTTCCAGGCTCGTATTAAAAACACAATTGGTCAACTTTCGAGCCCAATTGAAATCAGAAACCTTCGCCGTGATATTGCTAAAATCAATACGGCTATTGTTAAAAAAGTAGCTCGGTAA
- the rpsQ gene encoding 30S ribosomal protein S17 produces MEQNSRGRRNEVVGEVISNKMDKTISVLIFRMVKHKKYGKYVKKTSVFKAHDEKNVAKIGDVVKIYETRPLSKTKRWALSEVVETAKG; encoded by the coding sequence ATGGAACAAAATTCTAGAGGACGTAGAAACGAAGTCGTAGGCGAAGTGATCAGCAACAAGATGGATAAAACTATCTCTGTATTGATCTTCAGAATGGTTAAACACAAAAAATACGGTAAGTACGTTAAAAAGACTTCTGTATTCAAAGCTCATGACGAGAAGAATGTTGCGAAAATTGGCGACGTAGTAAAAATCTACGAAACTCGCCCATTGAGCAAAACTAAGCGCTGGGCGCTTAGCGAAGTCGTAGAGACGGCAAAAGGCTAG
- the rplN gene encoding 50S ribosomal protein L14 gives MIQMQTRLNVADNSGAKEVFCIKVLGGSKRRVASIGDIIVVSIKEALPNAKVKKGDVAKAVVVRTVHKLRRPDGSYIRFDDNSAVLINASKEPIGTRIFGPVARELRAKQFVKIVSLAPEVL, from the coding sequence ATGATTCAAATGCAGACAAGACTCAACGTAGCTGATAACTCTGGAGCCAAAGAAGTATTTTGTATCAAAGTACTTGGCGGCTCTAAGAGACGTGTAGCTTCTATCGGAGACATTATTGTTGTTTCTATTAAAGAAGCTCTTCCAAATGCAAAAGTTAAAAAAGGTGACGTGGCTAAAGCAGTTGTTGTTAGAACTGTTCACAAGTTGCGCCGTCCAGATGGTTCTTACATCCGTTTTGATGATAACTCTGCAGTTCTCATCAATGCTTCTAAAGAGCCAATCGGGACTCGTATCTTCGGCCCAGTAGCGAGAGAGTTGAGAGCAAAACAATTCGTTAAGATTGTTTCTCTAGCTCCAGAAGTTCTCTAA
- the rplE gene encoding 50S ribosomal protein L5 yields MNRLQSKYNKEIAPALMKKMGAKNVMQVPRLEKIVLSVSLSEAVQNPKILNTVVDEITSITGQKAVITKAKKAISNFKLRAGIPLGVRVTLRRDRMWSFIDRLNTLALPRVRDFRGLPNKGFDGRGNYNMGLKEQIVFPEINYDRVDKVRGMNITVCTTAKNDADGKALLEALGMPFRK; encoded by the coding sequence GTGAATCGCTTACAATCTAAATACAACAAAGAAATCGCTCCAGCTTTGATGAAAAAAATGGGCGCAAAGAACGTAATGCAAGTTCCTCGTTTAGAGAAAATTGTATTGAGTGTTTCTTTGAGCGAAGCAGTTCAAAATCCAAAAATTTTGAACACAGTCGTTGATGAAATCACATCAATCACTGGTCAAAAAGCAGTTATCACTAAAGCTAAGAAAGCTATCTCTAACTTCAAGTTGAGAGCTGGCATCCCTCTCGGTGTTCGCGTGACATTGAGAAGAGACAGAATGTGGTCATTCATTGATCGTTTGAACACATTGGCTCTTCCTCGCGTAAGAGACTTCCGTGGTCTTCCGAATAAAGGTTTCGATGGCCGTGGTAACTACAACATGGGCTTGAAAGAGCAAATCGTATTCCCAGAGATTAACTACGACCGCGTAGACAAAGTTCGCGGTATGAATATCACTGTTTGTACAACTGCTAAAAACGATGCTGACGGAAAAGCTCTTCTTGAAGCACTCGGCATGCCATTCAGAAAATAA
- the rpsN gene encoding 30S ribosomal protein S14 translates to MARKASIEKNNKRKALAKKYFKHREELRAKAVDMKLSDEERATARKKLQALPRDTNANRVVTRCELSGRPRGNYKKFGLSRLAFRQLALDGKLPGVTKASW, encoded by the coding sequence TTGGCTCGTAAAGCAAGTATTGAAAAAAATAATAAAAGAAAAGCTCTCGCTAAAAAGTACTTCAAGCATAGAGAAGAGCTTCGCGCTAAAGCTGTAGACATGAAGCTTTCTGATGAAGAAAGAGCAACTGCTCGCAAGAAATTGCAAGCATTGCCACGCGATACAAACGCTAACCGCGTTGTAACTCGTTGTGAACTCAGCGGCCGTCCACGTGGTAACTACAAAAAGTTTGGTCTTTCAAGACTTGCTTTCAGACAATTGGCCCTTGATGGAAAATTGCCTGGCGTAACTAAGGCAAGTTGGTAA
- the rpsH gene encoding 30S ribosomal protein S8 — protein sequence MDTIAQFLTVIRNAGTAQHEKVDLPASKVRAGIAQILANEGYIRSFKVAKDSKQGIMRVYLKYSEDGQHAITSIDKVSTPGRRLYVKATQIPKVRSGLGMCILSTSKGIMSDKQAAEKNLGGELLCTVW from the coding sequence ATGGATACAATTGCACAATTTCTTACAGTCATTCGTAATGCAGGAACAGCTCAACACGAAAAAGTTGACTTGCCTGCTTCTAAAGTAAGAGCTGGTATCGCTCAAATCTTAGCTAACGAGGGCTACATCCGTAGCTTCAAAGTAGCTAAAGATTCAAAACAAGGTATCATGCGTGTTTACTTGAAATACTCTGAAGATGGTCAACACGCGATCACTTCAATTGATAAAGTTAGTACTCCAGGTCGTCGCTTGTATGTAAAAGCAACTCAGATTCCAAAAGTAAGATCTGGTCTTGGCATGTGCATTTTGAGCACTAGCAAAGGAATCATGAGTGACAAGCAAGCTGCTGAGAAAAATCTCGGTGGTGAACTTCTTTGCACTGTTTGGTAG
- the rplF gene encoding 50S ribosomal protein L6 — MSRIGKAPVIFDDKVQVSVTPKNEVIIKGAKTSLNIAMQPQVSAKLDGKKVVLTRADDTKEAKALHGLYRALIQNAVIGVTKGFTKSLELHGVGYRANVAGKKLELSLGFSHPVIFDIPEGIEIKVDKQTTISITGASKELVGQVAAKVRGFRPPEPYLGKGVRYVGEHIRRKAGKSAGK, encoded by the coding sequence ATGTCTCGTATCGGTAAAGCCCCAGTCATTTTTGACGATAAAGTTCAAGTGAGTGTCACTCCAAAAAATGAAGTGATCATTAAAGGCGCGAAAACTTCTTTGAACATTGCTATGCAGCCACAAGTGTCTGCAAAGCTCGATGGTAAAAAAGTTGTTTTGACTCGTGCTGATGACACTAAAGAAGCAAAAGCTCTTCATGGTTTGTACAGAGCACTTATCCAAAACGCTGTGATCGGTGTTACTAAAGGCTTTACGAAGTCTTTGGAACTTCACGGGGTTGGTTACCGTGCGAACGTAGCCGGCAAGAAGTTGGAACTCTCTTTGGGTTTCAGCCATCCTGTGATCTTCGACATCCCAGAAGGCATTGAAATTAAAGTAGATAAGCAAACTACCATCAGCATCACTGGCGCAAGCAAAGAGCTTGTTGGTCAAGTAGCTGCTAAAGTTCGTGGCTTCCGTCCACCAGAACCTTACTTGGGTAAGGGCGTTCGTTATGTTGGTGAACATATCAGACGTAAAGCTGGTAAATCTGCTGGTAAATAA
- a CDS encoding 50S ribosomal protein L18, with translation MKLKMSKHTSERKQNRLTKKIRIRKTVHGTEERPRLCVFRSGKHMYAQIVNDVNGHTIAAASSVSIDTKNSGKDLAKEVGMAVAKVALAKNIKSVVFDRNGYLYHGRVKSLAEGAREGGLNF, from the coding sequence ATGAAGTTAAAGATGAGCAAACACACTAGTGAACGCAAGCAAAACCGCCTCACTAAGAAAATCAGAATCAGAAAAACAGTTCACGGAACTGAAGAGCGTCCACGTTTGTGCGTTTTCAGAAGCGGCAAGCATATGTACGCTCAAATCGTTAACGATGTGAATGGTCACACAATCGCAGCAGCTTCTTCTGTTAGCATCGATACCAAAAACTCTGGTAAAGACCTCGCTAAAGAAGTAGGCATGGCGGTAGCTAAAGTAGCTTTGGCTAAGAACATCAAGAGTGTCGTTTTTGATAGAAACGGCTATTTGTATCATGGTCGAGTTAAGTCTCTTGCAGAAGGCGCGCGTGAGGGCGGCCTCAATTTCTAA
- the rpsE gene encoding 30S ribosomal protein S5 has protein sequence MVEKVQTAAEFEERVVAINRVTKVVKGGRRFSFAALVVVGNGTGDIGFGSGKAGEVPEAIGKASRAAKKNSKSISLKEGTIPHEVIGKFGAAKVIMKPAAPGTGVIAGGAVRAVLESVGVKDILTKCVGTRNPHNAVRATIDGLNQLKQSKQI, from the coding sequence ATTGTGGAGAAAGTTCAAACAGCAGCTGAATTCGAAGAGCGCGTAGTAGCCATCAACCGCGTAACAAAAGTTGTTAAGGGCGGTCGTCGTTTCTCTTTCGCAGCACTTGTAGTTGTAGGTAACGGCACAGGCGATATCGGATTTGGTTCTGGTAAAGCTGGTGAGGTTCCAGAAGCTATTGGTAAAGCAAGCCGCGCAGCTAAAAAGAATTCTAAATCTATCTCTTTGAAAGAGGGCACAATCCCTCACGAAGTTATCGGTAAATTTGGCGCTGCTAAAGTTATTATGAAACCAGCTGCTCCTGGTACTGGCGTAATCGCTGGTGGTGCAGTTCGTGCAGTTCTTGAGTCTGTTGGTGTTAAAGACATCCTTACTAAATGTGTTGGTACTCGTAACCCACACAATGCGGTAAGAGCTACCATCGATGGCTTAAACCAACTGAAACAGTCTAAGCAGATCTAA
- the rpmD gene encoding 50S ribosomal protein L30 yields the protein MAKTFVVTLKKSLIGTTQDQKDTVRCLGLKKIRQSAEVKDTPANRGQIMKVQHLITVDVKG from the coding sequence ATGGCAAAGACATTTGTTGTAACATTAAAGAAATCTCTCATTGGCACGACTCAAGACCAGAAGGACACTGTAAGATGCCTTGGTCTTAAGAAGATCCGTCAGAGTGCTGAAGTAAAAGACACTCCGGCTAATCGTGGCCAAATCATGAAAGTTCAGCACCTCATCACTGTGGATGTTAAGGGGTAA
- the rplO gene encoding 50S ribosomal protein L15 has protein sequence MSLLKTLAPKEGSKHYPKRIGRGIGSGMGGTATKGHKGQLARTGGTVRRGFEGGQTPMHRRLPKFGFSNVAFATEYDIVNLSQLAKLSGEVTPETLHQVGLVGKGLVKVLGNGELKKALTVKAHKFSESAKKAIEAAGGKVEVIK, from the coding sequence ATGAGTCTCTTGAAAACACTTGCTCCAAAAGAAGGTTCTAAACACTATCCAAAAAGAATCGGTCGCGGTATCGGTTCTGGTATGGGTGGAACTGCTACTAAGGGTCATAAGGGTCAACTCGCTCGTACTGGCGGCACTGTTCGTCGTGGTTTCGAGGGTGGTCAAACTCCTATGCACAGAAGACTTCCTAAGTTTGGTTTTAGCAACGTCGCGTTCGCAACTGAATATGACATTGTAAATCTCAGCCAATTGGCTAAACTTTCTGGCGAAGTAACTCCTGAAACCCTTCACCAGGTTGGTCTTGTTGGTAAAGGCTTGGTTAAAGTTCTCGGCAACGGCGAACTTAAAAAAGCTTTGACTGTTAAGGCTCACAAGTTCAGCGAAAGCGCTAAAAAAGCGATCGAAGCTGCTGGTGGCAAAGTAGAGGTAATTAAATAG
- the secY gene encoding preprotein translocase subunit SecY — translation MSAVDSIAKNSDLRNRIFFTLAMLAVYRIGVHVPTPGVDGGAVLSFFQAQSAGIFGLFNTFTGGALSQFSIFALGIMPYISASIIFQLLTSAVPYLEALKKEGQQGTKKINQYTRYATVVLAIIQGYGISSYLLHSTSPSGQSLVVSPYIGFLPFQIMTIITLTAGTCFVMWLGEQITERGIGNGSSLIIFTGIAAAVPSGAHKLWELVTSNEMRAIVALALLVLMVAIIAAVIYMEVAQRRIAIQYSQRQGTGMQSMQAPSSHLPIKINFSGVIPPIFASSLLMFPATAAQFVSSPWLKSLQDSLNPSGVLYNIIFVALIVFFSFFYTEIVFNPSEVADNLKKYGGFIPGVRAGKSTSEYIQRVLDRLNVAGCIYLCVVCILPGILSSQLNVPFYFGGTSLLILVGVALDTAQQIQSHIYTQKYEGFLKGAKIRSRRVTF, via the coding sequence GTGTCAGCCGTAGATAGCATCGCTAAAAATTCAGACCTAAGAAATCGCATTTTTTTCACTCTAGCGATGCTAGCTGTGTACCGCATCGGAGTTCACGTTCCAACTCCAGGTGTTGATGGTGGCGCTGTTCTATCCTTTTTCCAGGCTCAAAGTGCTGGAATTTTCGGCTTATTTAACACCTTTACGGGTGGTGCATTATCCCAATTCAGTATTTTTGCATTGGGAATCATGCCTTACATTTCTGCGTCTATCATTTTCCAGCTTTTGACATCTGCTGTTCCTTATTTGGAAGCATTGAAAAAAGAAGGTCAGCAGGGGACTAAGAAGATCAACCAATACACGCGCTATGCGACTGTCGTGTTGGCGATCATCCAAGGTTACGGCATCAGCTCATACCTGTTGCACTCAACAAGTCCTTCTGGCCAGTCATTGGTTGTGTCTCCTTATATCGGCTTTTTGCCGTTCCAGATCATGACGATCATCACGCTAACAGCGGGTACTTGCTTCGTTATGTGGTTGGGTGAACAAATCACTGAACGTGGAATTGGTAATGGATCTAGCTTGATTATCTTTACAGGTATCGCGGCGGCAGTTCCGAGCGGTGCGCATAAGCTTTGGGAGCTTGTTACTTCTAATGAAATGCGCGCGATCGTAGCTTTGGCGTTGTTGGTATTAATGGTGGCGATCATCGCCGCTGTTATTTACATGGAAGTTGCGCAAAGACGTATTGCTATTCAGTACTCTCAAAGACAGGGTACAGGCATGCAGTCTATGCAAGCTCCAAGCAGCCATTTGCCTATTAAAATTAACTTCTCAGGTGTTATTCCTCCGATCTTCGCGAGCTCTCTTTTGATGTTCCCAGCGACGGCGGCTCAGTTCGTGAGCTCACCTTGGCTGAAATCCCTCCAGGATTCTTTGAATCCTTCAGGTGTCCTTTATAACATCATCTTCGTAGCGTTGATTGTGTTTTTCTCATTCTTCTACACTGAGATCGTTTTCAATCCGAGTGAAGTGGCTGATAACTTGAAAAAGTACGGTGGCTTCATTCCTGGCGTAAGAGCGGGTAAGAGCACTTCTGAGTACATTCAACGTGTGTTGGATCGTTTGAACGTAGCGGGTTGTATTTACCTCTGCGTAGTTTGTATCCTTCCAGGTATTCTTTCTAGCCAATTGAATGTTCCATTCTATTTCGGTGGAACTAGTTTGTTGATCCTTGTCGGTGTTGCACTGGATACAGCTCAACAAATTCAATCTCATATTTACACCCAAAAATATGAGGGCTTCCTTAAAGGGGCTAAAATTAGAAGTAGAAGGGTTACGTTTTGA
- a CDS encoding adenylate kinase gives MSIILFGAPGAGKGTQSALLVEKLGMTQISTGDLFRAAIKNKTELGVKAQSYMDAGQLVPDSIVIGMVEEVLKSGVKNFILDGFPRTVPQAEALDELLKKLNLSVSKAIFLEVPRAELMSRLTGRRVCKNCGAVYHIVNKPSKTEGVCDNCGGQVVQRNDDKTEVVGARLDVYDQYTSPLKDYYTKAHKYVEINGNRDTEAVFSDIKKLIS, from the coding sequence TTGAGCATCATTCTTTTCGGAGCACCAGGAGCAGGTAAGGGCACTCAGTCAGCCCTGTTGGTCGAGAAGTTGGGCATGACTCAAATCAGCACTGGAGATCTCTTCAGAGCTGCGATTAAAAATAAAACAGAATTAGGTGTTAAAGCTCAGTCCTATATGGATGCTGGGCAATTGGTGCCCGATTCTATTGTTATTGGAATGGTTGAAGAGGTTCTTAAAAGCGGCGTTAAGAACTTCATACTAGACGGTTTCCCAAGAACCGTACCTCAAGCCGAAGCTCTTGATGAGCTTCTCAAAAAACTCAACCTTTCTGTTTCTAAGGCAATCTTCTTGGAAGTGCCTAGAGCAGAACTGATGAGTCGTTTGACTGGCAGACGGGTATGTAAAAATTGCGGGGCTGTCTACCACATAGTCAATAAACCTTCTAAAACAGAAGGTGTTTGCGATAACTGTGGCGGCCAGGTAGTTCAGCGCAATGACGATAAGACAGAGGTCGTCGGAGCGCGGTTAGATGTTTACGATCAGTATACTAGCCCATTGAAGGACTATTATACCAAGGCTCACAAATACGTTGAAATAAACGGAAATAGAGATACTGAAGCAGTTTTTTCAGATATTAAGAAGTTAATTTCTTAG
- the rpmJ gene encoding 50S ribosomal protein L36, which produces MKVRPSVKAICNKCKIIKRKGVIRVICENPKHKQRQG; this is translated from the coding sequence ATGAAAGTTAGACCATCAGTAAAAGCAATCTGTAATAAGTGTAAGATTATTAAAAGAAAAGGCGTGATTCGCGTAATTTGCGAAAACCCTAAACATAAGCAAAGGCAGGGCTAA